One segment of Desmodus rotundus isolate HL8 chromosome 6, HLdesRot8A.1, whole genome shotgun sequence DNA contains the following:
- the RASSF2 gene encoding ras association domain-containing protein 2 produces MDYSHQTSLVPCGKDKYISKNELLLHLKTYNLYYEGQNLQLRHREEEDEFIVEGLLNISWGLRRPIRLQMQDDNERIRPPPSSSSWHSGCNLGAQGTILKPLTMPDIQITEVDTAAESDQTSNPTDSRGLKPLQEDTPQLMRTRSDVGVRRRGNVRTPSDQRRIRRHRFSINGHFYNHKTSVFTPAYGSVTNVRINSTMTTPQVLKLLLNKFKIENSAEEFALYVVHTSGEKQKLKNTDYPLIARILQGPCEQVSKVFLMEKDQVEEVTYDVAQYIKFEMPVLKSFIQKLQEEEDREVKKLMRKYTVLRLMIRQRLEEIAEAPETI; encoded by the exons GAATGAACTTCTCTTGCATCTGAAGACCTACAACTTGTACTATGAAGGCCAGAATTTGCAGCTCCGACACCGTGAG GAAGAAGATGAGTTCATCGTGGAGGGGCTGCTGAACATCTCCTGGGGGCTGCGCCGGCCCATCCGTCTGCAGATGCAGGATGACAACGAGCGCATtcgcccccctccctcctcttcctcctggcacTCTGGCTGTAACTTGGGGGCTCAGGG CACCATCCTGAAGCCCCTCACCATGCCCGACATTCAGATCACAGAGGTGGACACTGCAGCCGAGAGTGACCAGACCTCAAACCCCACAG aCTCCAGGGGCCTGAAGCCCCTGCAGGAAGATACCCCGCAGCTGATGCGTACACGCAGTGATGTTGGGGTGCGTCGCCGGGGCAATGTGAGGACACCCAGTGACCAGCGGCGAATCAGACGCCACCGCTTCTCCATCAATGGCCATTTCTACAACCACAAG ACGTCGGTGTTTACCCCGGCCTATGGCTCCGTCACCAACGTCCGCATCAACAGCACCATGACCACCCCGCAGGTCCTCAAGCTGCTGCTCAACAAATTCAAG ATCGAGAATTCTGCGGAAGAGTTTGCTTTGTATGTGGTCCATACCAGTGGTG aaaaacagaagctGAAGAACACCGATTACCCGCTGATTGCCCGAATCCTCCAGGGCCCGTGTGAGCAGGTCTCCAAGGTGTTCCTCATGGAGAAGGACCAGGTGGAGGAAGTCACCTATGAT GTGGCCCAGTATATAAAGTTTGAGATGCCTGTGCTTAAAAGCTTCATTCAGAAGCTCCAAGAGGAGGAAGATCGGGAAGTAAAGAAGCTGATGCGCAA GTACACCGTGCTCCGGCTAATGATTcggcagaggctggaggagatAGCCGAGGCCCCAGAAACAATCTGA